The following DNA comes from Podarcis raffonei isolate rPodRaf1 chromosome 10, rPodRaf1.pri, whole genome shotgun sequence.
gataaaatgggaaagtCCAAGGTATATGACCCTGAtatcctatctggacagggacagtCTAACTActgctgtctatgctctggtaacctctaagttagattactgcaacgtgTAACCTccgaagatggttcagaaatttcagctagtgcagaatttggcacctaggttgctcaccagagcaagacaatttcagcatattacaccaatcctggcccgactgcactggctaccagttagtttccaggcccaattcaaagtgctggttttgacctataaaggcttaaacagctcaggaccataaTAACTCAaggccacctctctccatatgagctGACCTGGACCCCGAGATAATCCTGTgtggcccttctttgtgtgccttctccacgtgaagtccggagggtggcaacacgagaacaggtattgtctgcagtggttccctgtttgtggaatgctctgcccagggaGGTGCAGCTGGTGCCCTCATTAAACACCTTTAGTTggcaggcaaaaacgttcctcttcaaccaggcctttggctgattgacaacCCTTTTactgtgttgtgggaggggagattattggtttgattttattatgtattttgtggtttttatattgtaatgttgtgaaccaccatgagatctgtggatgaatgGCAGTATACTGTACTAAACATCAccatcataataataatcatcacgtCCCTGCAGCAGTGtttgaaactgagatatgaaagctaggagctaaatggcaccttaaacctaggttacaggcACCACAACCTAGTGTCTGggcatgcttttttataacaagaatacaaagccaaaaatgaactgcagttaaaatcttatgttcattttttacaTGGTCtggtcctcatctgaagactgcaaaaaaccaaGCCATACTTCTCCTGCCtgtccccctaatattcttacaagggtcccttctccagtcttctctagagagtagctggaagtggggaggcagaaaaaggtcctcctttccttccagaaactggaaattttaatctgaaatcttaggcgcagtactgcatccagagctcagaaattgcttgcattcatgaaattccctgttgtaaAACATGCCAAGAACAGTGGGACTTTCAAACGCTGCCCTGCAGGAAGGACAAGTGAAACCTAAATACACCTACCTGAGTCTTTCCCCCAGTGCCCTCCTGGACAAGACTCCGGGACATTGAGCAAGTTATAGCAAAGGTCTGGAAAAACGATCCTGCAGAATTGCATATGCCTAAAGCAATGAGTTCCTGTCAACACAGAAAAAGCAGGAGAACAAAAgtagtaagaacataagatgggatgctggatcaggccaatgacccatctagtctagcattctgttctctctctctctctctctctctctctctctctctctctctctcccccccccccagcagaagtCATGCTGAACATTGCCACAGATACATACCAAACTTCTACACGTGACTATTATCTCCTAAATAAGAAACTGCTTTGCAactaattggggagggggggactgcATAAAGATAATTTAAgcactgaattttaaaaaatggaaacaatGTTCTTAAAGTCCATAAGCACAAAATGAAGACTTCAAAACCTTTGTAAAGCTGAAGTGGCCTGCACCAAACTTGCAAGGAAGGGTTCTTTGTTGTCACAGTTAAACCTCGGCTGCCGAACGCCTCCATTagcgtacgttttggctcccaaatgccaaaaacccggaagtaaaagttccggtttttgaaccattttcagaagctgaacgcgCTACacggcttctgttttgagttccCCTATTGTACCGAGGCTTCTGCATTCAGTttttggttgtcaaacgttttggaagtcaaatggttttccggaatggattatgtttgacaactgaggtttgactgtattagaTTGACTGGATAGGCAGCATGTGTACTGAAAGCAAATCTTTTTAATGGAAGAATCTTCTCTTGCCAACTCATAGGACTTCTTCAATTAGGATACGAGGCCAGTGCATATTTAATGTTTCCAACCTAACCATGGTTAGGAGGTCAGGAATGTTACATCTTCTCTGGGCCCTGGAAATGTAGGGAAGCTATTTTTCAGATAAGTGTGTCTTCAGCAACTAGCTTTTGGAAAGATTCCCCACCAATTTCAACAGGCTTTTGACCAGATAGTGAAAGACATATATTACATTCAAATTACCTGATTTCCATCAACTTTATAGCCATGCTTGAGAGCAAAGATTTTGGCCATGGAGATTGTCATGGAAAATCCAACAAGTGCTATGGCTATTGCATCCACAAATACCGCTGGGATGAGGCTGATATCTGGTACCTGTGGAGGACGTAATCTGCAAGgaattaaaaaggaaaaactATTATCGACTAGCTGTATTAAACTACAGAGGGCTAAGAAGATGATTAATTCCTCATGCCTACCCTTTGGGAATATGGCCAACAACATCCACTCCATAAGTCTTTGACAGATTCATCCCAGCTGAAGCTCCAGTACCAATTACCACCTTTAAAAAGAACACACATGAAACAAGAGGCAACTTGGTTACAATAAGAAAACTTGGAAGCTAATCCAAGAGGGAGTTCAGTCTGAAGTTTTGTCTGCACAGTGAATGACATTCTAAACCATGCTTAAGAGGACATACTTAAGACATCCCTTCTTATCCCTCACTTACTACAATGATCTCCATAGGGATAGGAACTGGAAGTTTCTTCTTTAAGCGGTCGTTGATTTCTTTACCACTCAGCAACAAAACCATGCAAATTAGTCCAACAACCAAAGCTGCTATGTTGGTTTTTGTGATGTTTTCAAACACAGCAATTAAACTCTGCAAGACAACAAAATGTGGAATGTTATTCATAAGTGATATAGTCAAAGGAGAAGCAGATGTGGATGTTTATGTGGAAATGTGATGTTTGATGCAGAATATAGCACCCTGAGAACCTCAAATATCTCTTTTCATGTTTCTATCCCTTCTGGGTGTTAAAATAGGCTTGAAAGAAAGTAGACAAGCTTCATGAAATCTTTGAGGCTAAAGAGGGCTAAGTGGGATTttcagtggtggtggtagtggaggCTATGTGGAAAGGTAAAATACATCAGTTTTTCTCAATCTGTATAATTTACCGGTATTCAAATCACAGAATTTATTCAGCTCAGAGAACTCAGCTTTCTTTGATAATGACTTTTAAATTCCCCACACAGAAGTGCACATGATCCTTTTATCTCTTAAATTCCAAATGGATAGCAATATTTAAGACAAAACATACTACACCAACTTAAGAACTTGCATCTGTGCTGACCGCAAACACACACCAGCACTGGAAATAATGATTTCAAACCTTTTCCAGCAAATCAAATCTGTTTAAAAGTACATAAACTGATCTACAGGCAGGGAGCTGCCAACAGGCCTTCAGGGTTACCATAGCAATGAAATTCAGTGTTGATTAAGCAGCAGTGATCTTTCCTAGAAGTTGGCAAGGGGGCTGCAGGAGAAACGCATGCAGAGCATGATGTATTAAATACGTTCGATCTCAAAATTCCTGGGCAAAGGTTTTGGTTGCTTCTCTTCATATTTCAAATCTAAAAAACTGTCCTAACCATAAGTCATAGCTAAGTGACAAATGCAAACATCAAAACAAATTACCCAAATCCTAAAATGTATGAATAATGTTAAAACCATTAACACAATGAAGTTTCACTTAACCAGGTTTTACTACTGTCACATAAATATGAATGGCATTTTGCCAGAGTGAAGAAAGCCACGCCCCCCCTATTTTTAttacttgaaaacaaaaatgatggcttgtgtgcatttgtgttttGCCAATTTGACTAGTGCTTATGGCCTTCAAGAAAAATATTTCACACAGCCTCAGAAATGCTAAAGCAAAAGTTGCATAGGGTTGGGGTATCCTAAATAAATCCCTGTCTGCAAATACAGTTGTAGAAAGTAAATCAGGTTAGTCTGATTATCACTCATGTAAGGCTGCTGGAGGACACTACTAGATTATTAGTAAAGGCTTTTCTATGTGACAATTTGTTTAAATCAGTTTATTTTTTCCCCACTGCTATTCTTCAGTGACCCAAACTGTGTTGGACACATGTATCCCTCATTCTGTTTTAAAATCTTATTTTGCTACTGGTATCTTAGTTCTTGGAAAGTAACTTACAGAAAAGCCATATGATTGCTTCACTTTGACTGTTCTCCAATATCAAGAAATCTGTTCTGGGGAATTGGTTTGCATTTGCTTATTCTGACAAATCTTGGTAGCTTTTCCTCCATCATTTACACTGTTGTAATCCAATAATTAAAGAGACACAAGTAAGCTGCTATTTCTACTGGGAAAAATCCAGATTCAAACCTTAGCAAAAACACCAAAGGCATGTCTCTTGAGCCATTTATGATTGGTAGAACTTTGTTTGGCGGGCGGGGGCGGAAATCACTTCAGAAGATACACAGGAATGTAGGGATTTTATGGAAGTAGATTTGCAGTGCTTTGCTTGCCAATTGTCTAATTAAATGGTTTTTCATCTGCAGGGCACTATCTCCCGGCATAACAATGGTCTCAGATTCTGAGCAGCACGAAGAATTATCAGTCAAGGGCCAATCTATATTTCTGGTGGTTAACACGGGGCCAGGAACCTGTTTGTATCAGAAAATTggcaggtggggaggaagaacagAGGAATCTCCCTTGTACAaagccaaaccattggtccacctagctcagtattgtctacactggttggcagcagctctgaGAGTTTTCAGACGGAGTTATTTTCCAgccttaactggagatgctggggattgaacccagggccttttgaatgcaaagcagatgttctactactgagctatggtccttctcaAGGTTCAGCATTGTCTGCAATTCTTCtactccccctcccaaaaaggtgAGAATCTTGGCCAGGGGGAAAAAGCTGCAGGCAAAGTTTGAAACTCCCACTGTTCTAGGCACATTATGCGACAGGGAATTACATTAGCGTGAGCCGTTTCTGAGTTCTGTACTgcccctaagatttcagattaaaactgcagagtggaaggaaaggaggaacttccagctactctctaaagactggagaagagaccctcttaagaatattaggggggtgggcaggggaaggactagaacatgtgaaaaataaacataatattttagctgcagttcattcattttcagctttctattcttgttatttaaaaaaattacctagacattccattgttgtgcccataacttaggcttaaggtgccatttagctcctagctttcacatctttgtttctaacactgactgCACGGATTTTATGGAACAGATTATATACACATACCTCTTGCCTCTTTTCAGCTGCAGTGTAAAAAGTGGTAATTTGGGCTCGTATGCTGCCAACAAAAGGTATACTGGCCTTGACACTAACATAGTATCCTATAATATAAGCTATATACGAGACCTATCAATGTCAGCTCAGTAATTGGCCACAAATAATATCTGACTTCTTCATAGTCTGCAATGGTACACTAAAATTAAAACTGCCTTGTTGGAGCAAACCAATGCCAGGAGGGACCAGACAAATGCCcttgaagatttatttatttgaagatgTATCATTTGCTTTTCAACTCAAATGCCTTCTGAAAGCAGAGAACGGTATGAAAAACCATCTGGTACTTAGATGTGTACCACCGCTGAACACTGAGGATCCATATAGCTGTCATATTAAATAGCCACTGATCAATCAATTCTCTGCCCACtctatttttaaagccatctatgctAGTGGCCATTacaaagaaaaggaagcaaaagCAGAAGGCTATATGTTTATAACTGACATAACTATTTCAGAGTACTGAAAAATCTGTCTTTCTTTAGGTTGTGTCTACACCACACTCCTATAAACTTACACTGGTTAAGTCATCATTGCTCCCTCACTTCTAGGTGCCTGAAGGATCTGAAAGGGAAGTTTCTGAGGAACCTCACAAAATGAAAAGATTCCCTGGCAAAACCCATGAGTGATCCATTTGAAAGCTGGTTAATATTTCTTTGTGGATATGGACAGTGAATCTAGAGACTTTATAACCCCAAGTGGCTTTAAACACTAAGGAATGGTCCCTTTGTGCTTTAACTTCCCGATATAGTTACTTACATAAAGAAAGGAGAGGGGTCCACTGAACCTTTTAGTCTTAATTCCAAGCAGATACTTTAATTGGGATGTAAAGACGTGCACAGCTGCAGCAGTGGTGAATCCCCGGACCAGGGGCTCCGTAAGATAAATAGCTACAAATCCAAATCGAAGGAGTCCTAAACACAACTAATGAAAAGAGAAAAGAGCCATGTTCAAGGAATCATCATTTAAAAGCCAGCTCAGGACAGTGTCATAGAGAAGTCAAGTTCAGCACACTGCATCAAGAGTAAAGCCACCTCTTGCCAACCATGCAGGCCTCCTCTTACACCTCCCAGCCCAAAGTGTTGAAGCATGTCAAGGCTGCCAGGTCTAATACTTGTGTGATTTGCATGTTCTGGGGGGTTGCACAGTGTGTGGTTATAGAAGCAGCAAGCATAAACAGCAGAAGTCTCAGGAAAGCAGGGAAAAATTATTGTCTTTTAAGTTGGATGAAGTGATAACAGGACACCTATAACCAAGGTGGCTTGCGAGGGCTTCCAGAAGTCATGAGACCTCCTGGGCTCTTCCATACTTCTTTGCCACTCCATGTGACCAATGAAAGCAACACAAGTGatatgtttcttggaagaaaatgttatttttaaaggaGAACAAAGTCTACCTAGTTGTGCGTACTACGTGACCTGGTTACTTGCCAGTAAGTCTAGAACAGCATACCCTGTTCTCCTCACTCCACAgcccaaaacaaaaacacagactGAAACTACTTCCCCAAAATGTAGGTTGAAAGGATACATCCCATGCCATTTTAGATCCTGAATGGAAAATCAGGTGTATGAACCAGGGGCTTACTTAGGTGGAGTTCTGCACAGCAATATTCAAATCTTTTGGGCAGCAATATTCAAAACTGCTCCTAGACCAACAGTGACGTTACCTGTATGATCCCTGAGAGCAAGGTAACTGCAACAGCTACTTTCACCCTCATGTCATCTCTGGCACTGTTTTCAAGATCTGTGTTATTAGTAGAGTTGGTGTACGTATTGGCAAACATTTCATCAGGGGCTTCTCTGACAGCAACTCCGCCAATCATCAGGCTAATTACAGCAAAGGTTCCTGCAAGAGTGTGGATTGAGGGGAGATACATGTTTATTATTACCAGGGAAGCCTACATGTTTTTGCTAGATCACATATATTTCAGCTTCTGAAAAGAAAATTTAATCATCTTCCTTATTGcagttatacacacacacacaagtacacacacaaacaccaccttATGGGCCTGAATTAATATTTCCAtcaatgtcatagaatcatagaactgtagagttggatgggactttgagggcccatctagtccaaaaccctgcaacgcaggaattcAAATGCCAATGAGAAGCTTTCATTTACTGAAAATGAGTTGACAAAAACAAGGCAAAAtatatttactactactactaataataatttatatagcaTTTGAGTATTTAAAGCACCACACTTATTTGCACTACCCTGGTTCTCACAGAAACTTTGCTGAATTACAAGCCGTTAAAAGTGATCACATTTGACACACAATGAAATTAAAATGGCACAAAACTGAGCTGCCTAAGGATGTACAACCGTGATGGAAAAACTATACTCCCccaaatattgttggattccagctcccgtcatccctgaccactggccatgttggctgaggctggaatccatcaacatctggaggacctcatCTTTCCCACCATTGCCATAGTTAAGATGGGGCCAAATAAATGTTAAATGTTGGGGCCGCAGTTGATGTATGGAGGTTATAGGCCACTTCTGTGCCCTTGTGCTGCAGCTGTGACTTTGTCATGATGAATACAAGTAGATTTGACTTCAAAACTTTAAAAATGGTATCCAGTAAGAAGATGGAACAGTGGGTAATACTCATATGGGGTTGCATCTAACCGTTTCTGATGCAGAAGTGCATTTTGTTAATCTGacctttaaagaaaacaaacgTTTGCATGCTAAAATATTTACCTATTGATATGTGTCTGGAAGTTCCAAAAAAAGTGTACAGAAAGACCGGATAAAATGAAGAATATAGGCCAAATACTGGGGGTACTGCTGCCAGTAATGCATAAGCTaatcctgagagagagagagagagagagagagagagagagagagagagagagaagcattgGTGAAACAAACTCAGATTCAACACTAATTATTCAAATGAAAAAATGTTCATATACATGCCACATTGATAACAGATACTGTGCCCAGACAATCACAATGTACAATCTCCCCCACCTCAATACATCCTTCATCAATAACTAGCAGGACAGTCAATAGTATGAAGAGAAGAAAgtggtgaagccagactgaacCATCAACCAGCTCCTAGGGCTGCAGCCACTGCTCCTCTGCCCTGCCCCACTTGCCAATGAGGTAGCAACTGGGGAAGGCAAGCAGACCTCATCAGAGCAGCGGCAGGGGGCAATTTTAGCCTGAGAGCCTGTACATGCTAGTCCTTAAAATACAACTAGTATATGCTTTTATGTAGAAATTGCTCCCATGAGTCTTAGAATCGGCCAGTCCAATATTCATTCAGATTTGAATTCACTCTGGGAGAGCAGAAGAAAAAAATggcaagaagagggggaaatattCTGCAGAAAAAACTGCACATCTGTTGTTCACATTATTACTCAGCTTAATTATTCTGCTTGCTTACATGTACTAAAATAAGGACATAATCTGATGGTGGTATAGATTGTGGAGTCAAAAGTCTGTGTGTCATCGGGACTTGCCACATTAAGCGTCACCAAAAATCCTATAAAGGATGGATATTAAACTAATTCAGCAAAATAGCTTCACTCACTACTGCAGGCCATCAACTGCGAAGCCTGACATGTTTTAACCAGTGTGAATGCACTAGTTAAATGCACTACCCTCAAAGGGTAGTCATTGTGATGACAAAATTGTTGACTTTATTACAGAAATACACAATTTTCTCACAGGAGGACTTTTAAACAAGATATTTCCATTGTGAAAACTGAGGAGGTTTATTCCCATTAGATGAATGCAACATCTCAGTTGATTGACATATGAGGTGTACTGCATTATGCATCCCCAGAAGGCATGTGACATCCTCATGAAAAGTGACTGTACAATCAGCTGGAAGCTGACTGTCTCCAAAAGATCTCCCAAGGCTGTTCTGAAGATTCCAAAAAGAAGActaaagtttaaaagttaaatttCACTAACCTTGAGGAAGCTGCATGACCCCAGTGCTTATTCCTGAGATAATGTCTCCCAGCAAATACTCCTTCACTGGATAGCGGGGGAGCCATGTAAAAATAGGTAAAAAACTACACAGAACAGATCTGGCTTTCTTGGAAGAGCAACtgaaaaatacaagagagagagggggagagaaaaagttgtATCAGCTGAAAGTAACAGGCAAAATGTACATTTCTTGTGTACAGGCAGAAAATACCTTAATCATAGGAAATATATTGTATCTACTATGAGAATGCAGAATGAGTCCTTGTATGTTCTCTACCTTAAAGAACTCTTTGACAGTGGACTGCCAGCACATTAGAAGATTATGCTCTTCCCTCTGACATATCTTTCTCCAGAACAGTGTGGGAGGTGACTGTGGGACCTACAGGGGGAAATCTAAAACATGCTTTCACACAAATCCAATTTTGCCAGTAGGAACCTGCCACGAACAGAAGGAGcccttctgtgaatggaagggcAATTTGGCATCCATACCAATTAATCTACTGACAATAAATAGCTAAGATGTCCTACCGACAAGAACGTGCTATCTTCTGAGCAAGAGGCAGAGAGGTCTTCTCCTTCTTGTGCAGTTGCTTTTGTAGGGTCCCTTCGTTATATACGCGCCTTTCCACACAGTATCTCTGGTCCAACACATGGCAAGTTTCATCCTCTACAGCATGTTCCATAGTACATTTCAGGGAAAGGGAACTGAAGTGTTGCTCCTTGAAGATGCTATCAAaatataagcattttttaaaaggacaatTTAAAGAAGTGCTTGCTTCTGTGGAAGATAATAACAGAGAGTACTTTCATATAAAGAAAGGAGGAGACACAAACCTACTCCTGGGCCCTCTGCCCCACAAAGAGGTTATCTCAAGACCAACGTCTCTGTGAGAGAGAgccaggagagggagggagcacaTGTCTACTCTTCCTTCAGCTAGACTCTTCCCTCTCCTGGGGCCGTACAAGCCCAAGtatcctgagagagagagagggggactgAAGAACTAGGAGACCGAAGAACTGGGAGACTGAAGGAGGAAGAAGGGCACTGCCATCACCACACACCTGTCTCTTCTTTCCACATGGGCCACGGAAGAACAACTGCTCTGTGAGTATGGGTGACACCACAAAGTCACCATTACATACTAGTTTACGGTTCAACCAAATGTCCtgttcctccacacccacccccTGAGACCATGCAACATCAGAAGACAGGCAGAGCAAAAGAAAATTGTAAGCCTTCTCCCTGGTCATCTCAGAGATGCCCCTACTATGGCAGAAGCAGGCAGATGACAGACTTACTGGTAGATCTCAGGGAGATTTCCAGATCACCAAGGGTTTCTATCTCACAACTGTTGAATCACAACAAGAAATGTGACTTTTCACatctaaattaggctgctgaaatgtaGAAAACCAACCAGGAATGGGCTTATGGGTGAAAGGACTATGAATTCACTCCCCCAGGATCAAAATGTGCTCATTGTTCTTTAACTCTATCTGTAACTTTTAGCAGATAGTATCAGAGGGTGACTCTTGTGGGGAAAGCCAGGTGGCTGGTGGTTTCAGAGCTATTCTGTCACACAAGCACCCCTCCCAAATTTAGGCAACTTGTTTGGGGACACACAAAATTGTGGTATAGGGAGGACTCATTGCCAGAAGTGGGCATGACCATATGAAAAGATAAATAAATGCCTATGTCTGGCAGCAACCTTCCCTTATGTTGTAAATATCAACCTGCTCAGGCTCCAAGATCTGCAGGATCAGCCACTCTGAAGGTCCCACCAGTAACTGTGCCACATTAGGCAGTGACTTATAGGGTCTTTTCTCTGGTAGCCAGGAATAGTACGCTTTCCCATCACTATGGTGTCAACACTACATGATTTTTTATGCCAGTTGACGACATCTTTATTCACCAAGATATTTGGGGGCAATTTATCAGTCCTGCCCATTTGTAATGGGGGATTGGTTGCTGCTATTGGCTGGCTATGGATTTTAATACCAGTTTTAATGTGTTATTCTGTTTTGTAGCTTTAATAATTTTATGTATGTAAACCACCCTAAGGTTATTTTTGATGAAGTGTGTTATAGAAATTTATTGAATGAACGAATTGAGAGCTCATaccaaaaacaaacttagttggtctctaaggtgctactggacaacacGGCTAACTACCTGAATTGAGAACAGTTTGTCAGGAATCTCCCCTCCCAATATACACAATGCTGGGATATCACAATAATACACCATAGCATAGATGTTCTGAAGCAAAGTCAATATTTGGGgatggaaaaaaatcagcccctCTGTGTTCCcataaaggaaaacaaagaatgaaAAGCTGCTCTTGAGCAATCTCAGTGCACACCTGAAAAGACCGAACAGACAACCACAAAAGCTACAGCAATACTTATCTGCCTAGAAAGAATTATCCAAGAGACCAAACACAAAGACTTAATAACTGATGGCTCTTAAATGTGACTGATAAGTCAGGCTTTGAAAGGGCTTCTTGCCACTTATCAAATTGAAAGTGTTAGAAGAATAGATGCATACTGCAGAGTTATATCACCTGGAGATACTGTATATAAAAGCAAGCTCACCTTTTGCTTCCCAAAGAACAAAATATTGTTATAGCAGCCATATGCCTTTGTTAGACTAACAGCCCAGGATAACTGGTGGCTTTTCGTCAACGGAAACTATTAGTTAGGTGCTGGTCTGCTGGTAGCTAGGGGAAATTCATTGTTTTTGAATGACATCCCTGTGGTAATTTGGAGAATTTGACACTCCTTCACCTAAGAGGGTGGTCCAGGGATGCATTGGTGGAAAAGAGCACCTGACAATCTGAAGAAATAAGTGGGGAGCTGGTTTAAGGCATCTAGGGCTGCAAGGCCACTCTCTGGGAACCTGATGTAAGGTGGAAGAGCTGCTGCCCTTTAGTAACGCTTCAGTCTCCACATGCTTtgtttgtatatttgtaaataaagaaaATACTACAAAAATGCAAGAAGTATTCACTGCGAGAATACTTCTCACACTATTCATGTGAGAAAAGTGAGATTCTGTACACCACCTTAATATAGTTGtttgtatagaaataaaatagcaATAATAGATTGGAAACTAAATGCCAAAGTGCTGCTCCAGGAATTTCTCATTGGTCAGAGAGAAGATGCCTCCTCGTCCCGTTGAAGTCTTGCTTATCAGGGTTGcatggctgcagcttctgggttctGGAAAGATCTCTTGAAAGGGCTA
Coding sequences within:
- the SLC26A5 gene encoding prestin isoform X1, with protein sequence MEHAVEDETCHVLDQRYCVERRVYNEGTLQKQLHKKEKTSLPLAQKIARSCRCSSKKARSVLCSFLPIFTWLPRYPVKEYLLGDIISGISTGVMQLPQGLAYALLAAVPPVFGLYSSFYPVFLYTFFGTSRHISIGTFAVISLMIGGVAVREAPDEMFANTYTNSTNNTDLENSARDDMRVKVAVAVTLLSGIIQLCLGLLRFGFVAIYLTEPLVRGFTTAAAVHVFTSQLKYLLGIKTKRFSGPLSFLYSLIAVFENITKTNIAALVVGLICMVLLLSGKEINDRLKKKLPVPIPMEIIVVVIGTGASAGMNLSKTYGVDVVGHIPKGLRPPQVPDISLIPAVFVDAIAIALVGFSMTISMAKIFALKHGYKVDGNQELIALGICNSAGSFFQTFAITCSMSRSLVQEGTGGKTQVAGTLSSIMVFLVIVAIGYLFEPLPQAVLAAIVMVNLKGMFKQFQDITRFWRTSKIELAIWIVAFLSSVFLGLDYGLLTSITFAMITIVYRTQSPQYRILGQISGTDIYCDIEEYEEVKECPGIKIFQANASLYFANSDLYINALKKKTGVDPCAVLAARKKAQKRHRKELKNLHEQKKTAVLKVTNYTENSVKHEVMNDELPLNGKFSAATQDSSPDELERFMEPVTNIHTIILDCSPVNFVDSVGVKALNSIIREYEEIGVSVYISGCNGSVVENLARLHFFDKAACRDLLFPSTHDAVLFSQLKGLSASQTPVDVV
- the SLC26A5 gene encoding prestin isoform X2, with product MEHAVEDETCHVLDQRYCVERRVYNEGTLQKQLHKKEKTSLPLAQKIARSCRCSSKKARSVLCSFLPIFTWLPRYPVKEYLLGDIISGISTGVMQLPQGLAYALLAAVPPVFGLYSSFYPVFLYTFFGTSRHISIGTFAVISLMIGGVAVREAPDEMFANTYTNSTNNTDLENSARDDMRVKVAVAVTLLSGIIQSLIAVFENITKTNIAALVVGLICMVLLLSGKEINDRLKKKLPVPIPMEIIVVVIGTGASAGMNLSKTYGVDVVGHIPKGLRPPQVPDISLIPAVFVDAIAIALVGFSMTISMAKIFALKHGYKVDGNQELIALGICNSAGSFFQTFAITCSMSRSLVQEGTGGKTQVAGTLSSIMVFLVIVAIGYLFEPLPQAVLAAIVMVNLKGMFKQFQDITRFWRTSKIELAIWIVAFLSSVFLGLDYGLLTSITFAMITIVYRTQSPQYRILGQISGTDIYCDIEEYEEVKECPGIKIFQANASLYFANSDLYINALKKKTGVDPCAVLAARKKAQKRHRKELKNLHEQKKTAVLKVTNYTENSVKHEVMNDELPLNGKFSAATQDSSPDELERFMEPVTNIHTIILDCSPVNFVDSVGVKALNSIIREYEEIGVSVYISGCNGSVVENLARLHFFDKAACRDLLFPSTHDAVLFSQLKGLSASQTPVDVV